In the genome of Candidatus Bathyarchaeota archaeon, the window AATCCTATTCTTTCAGCAATATTATTAGCTTTAGGAGGGTTCTTCACTTTTGGAGCCGCTATACCTGTGTTTGTATTAGCTTTAGAAACTGGGAGAAGAGAAATGCCTGGAACAGCTGTTGGAATTTTTGATTTCTTTTGTTATGTAGGTAGCGGTCTTCAAGGTTTAATTATAGGGTTTATTCTTTATATAACAAATAACAATTGGTTGATAACCTTCATTATTTTAGCTGGTTTGATTGCTTCTTCATCAGTGTTAATTTTTGCAACAAAAAAGTAAAATATTAAATTTTAAATTAATAAAATATTTTTACAATAATAGATTTCGGTGAGATTTTTAAATTGAATAATTATTCATTAAGTGAATTTCAAGATGCTTCTTTATTTTCCTCCCCAATTATTGAGGTATTTAATTTAGAAAAAATTTATAGTATAGGTTCTGTTAAAGTGTATGCGCTTAAAGGAATTAACCTTTCTATAAAGAAGGGGGAATTTATAGCTGTGGTTGGTCCAAGTGGTTGCGGAAAATCTACACTTTTAAATTTACTTGGAGCTTTAGATAAACCTACGAAAGGTAAAATAATAGTTGATGGAATTGATATAACTCAGTTGACTGATAAACAATTAGCTAAATTTAGAAATTTAAAAGTTGGCTTTATATTCCAATCTTATAACTTAATAAATCGAAGCAGTGTCCTTAAAAATGTAGAGTTACCAGCTATTGTTAGTGGGGTTCCAGCCAAAATTAGACGAATGAAAGCTTTAACCCTTTTAAAACTTGTAGGTTTAGAAGAAAAAGTTTATAGAAAACCTATGGAGCTTAGTGGTGGTGAACAACAAAGAGTTGCTATTGCTAGAGCGTTAATAAACGATCCAGCAATTATTTTAGCTGATGAACCAACTGGAAATTTAGATTCAAAAACTGGAAACGAAATAATTCAACTTTTAACTAAAATAAATAAGGAGCGTAACGCTACTATAGTGATGGTTACCCATAACTTAGAGTTAGCTAATAAAACTGATAAAATAATATGGTTAAAGGATGGTCAAATTGAAAAAATTATTAAACCATTTTAATAAAAAAAGTTTAGAAGCTTTAATTTTATTAATTCCATTAATTTTCATATCTTATTATACAATTACTCCTTCATACGCTCAAATAACTTATTTAAAAGTTGAAGCTTCAACAACATTGCTTAAAGCAGGCTTCATAAATAACGTTACCTTAACGATATTTAACGATTTTGAAACTATTTATGAACTTTATGCTAGTTTATCTTTTCAAACTTTTAATGCTCCCACAGTTCTTGGAGCATCATCTTGGAAACTTGGAAAACTCATGAAGGGTAATCAAGCTGAAATTAAAGTTGCTATATTTGCACCTGATAGTATTGCGGGTAATGCCTACACAGCAAATTTAGTTTTAACTTATAAACGGTTAGGTTATATTTCATCGTATACAGAAGTTCATACATTAGGGTTTTATGTTAAGGGCTGGATTGAAATTACTCTTTATGATTTAATGGTTGATCCTAACCCTGCTTATCCTGGAAACACAATCTCTTTTACAGCAAGTATTTTAAATAAAGGAAACATTCCAGCTTCTTTCACTAATGTATCATTATTAAAAAATGATGTTTTAATTCTTACATTTGAAAGCTTTAATTACTTAGGTGAAATAGATTCAGCTTCTTCTACACCATTCACTTTAGAAGCTATTGTAAATCCTGAAGCTTATGAAGGAAATTATACCGCAACCATTATAGTAAGTTACGAAGATAAAGAGCATAACATTCACACAATTAATTATCAAATTCCATTTAGTGTAATTAAACCTAGTGAAACTCAATCTTCCACTAAAAACGCATCAAAATACGTTTTAACTTACTTACTTCAACATTGGTTTCCTATTTTTTTATTAATTACTTTTATAGTTTTAATAGTTAGTTATATAGTTTTCAAATTTAAATCTAAAACAAAATCCCTTTAATTTTTATGAGGATGTTTAAATGAATTTTTTAGAGCTTATTAAAATGGCTTTATCAGCTTTAAATGAAAGAAAATTAAGAACAAGTTTAACAATGTTAATGGTGGTGATAGGTTCAACCTTAATAACTTCACTTAACGGATTAAACGCTGGTGTCTCAGTATTTATATATGATCAACTTAGCATGTTAGGGGGAAACATGTTAATAATAAGTCCTTCAGGATCAACGAATTTGTTTAACTCTAGAGAAACTGGAAAAATTCCATTAACTTCTCAAACAGTTAAAACATTATCTAGAATTAAATGGGTTGATGATACTATACCTTTCATAAGAGGAGTTGCAACAATTCAACTTGCAAAAAAAGAAACATCAATACTAATTGTTGGAATGGATCAAAATAAATTTAAGCTTGTTGTTCCAAAAGCAGAGCTTCTTAAAGGAGTTTTTGTTTCTCCCACAGATTCCGCAGGTATAGTGTTAGGTTATAAAATAGCTTATGATGAGAAAGGAGAATTAAAATTTAATATTGGTCAAACATTAGTTTTAAAAGTAAGCAAAGTAGAAGTTATAGGTGGGACTCAAAAAGTTGTATTAAAAGAAAAAACTTTCCAAGTTAAAGGTGTACTAAAGGAATTAGGAAATCAACTTATAGATGAACAAGCATATGTATCTCTTTCAGCTGCTGCTGCACTTTTTGGTAAAACAAATGAGTATGATGGCATATATGTAATTACTAAAGATACAAAATATAATGATGAAGTGGAAAAAACCATAAGACGTATTTACGGCAGTAACATAGGAATAACATCACCTAAAGCTATAGCTGAAACAATAAATAATATCGTATCAACTTTCAACGCTTACATATTTAGTATAGCTTTTGTATCGCTTTTAGTTGGGGCAATTGGCATTATAACAACTTTATTTACTTCTGTAATGGAAAGAACACGTGAAATAGGATTGCTAAAAGCATTAGGGTTTAACAATACCATAATTCTTCTATTATTTTTATTTGAATCTATGATTATAGGTGGAGCTGGAGGAGTTTTAGGTTTCGCCACAGGTATAATTGGGGCGCATTTGCTTGCTAAAATAATTCCTTTTGGAATCACAGGTATAAAACCAGTATTTTATATTAAAAACGTACTTTATATATGGTTGCTTGTTTTTACATTAAGTATACTAGCTGGTTTATATCCAGCCTGGAGAGCATCTAAACTTAATCCTATAGAAGCTCTTAGAAAAGAGTAACCTTAAAGAGGGTATAAATTATGGTGGCATTTATAAAACGTTTTAAAACATTAATATTACTATATATTTTAATGATTTCATTTTTTTTATTAAATGTAAAACCTGTTAAGCTTTTTAAAGTTGATAATGTAACAGTTTCCCCAGGTAAATTCTCTCATTTTTTAGGGAAAAATTTTCCTAAAAGCGACTTAATTGTTTTAGAGTATCCAAAAAGCATTATATTAACTAAGACTAAAGGAGAGCTTTTATTTAATGTAACATTAACGAATTTAAATCAAAGCGATATATTTCATAGCCCAAATAAACAATCTTACGCTACATCTCAAATAAATAAATCTATAACAATATATATTCCTCCTGAATTTGAAATTGGAAATGGAATATCATCTATTTGGACAAGCTTTACAAACGATTATAATCCACAAAGCGTTTCATTAAGCAAAACTCAAATTAATGATCCTATAGCGCCAGGGTGGTGGAAACTTTCAATAGAAAAATTAACTATTGTAACTTGTAATCCAAATGTTAAAGAGCGTAAATTTCTCGCGAACACAACGCAATATATTAGAATATTTAATGTAACTTCTCCTTCAATAGCAGGTAGATACTTCTTTAAAGTTTTCATTACAGTTTATACATCTTCAAGTTATGAAGTTTTCTCTATAGGTACTGAAAATTTCCCAACAATAATTGTATCTGCTGGGCTTAACCCCGCATATATATCTGGGGTAATCAAGTATTGTGGAAAACTTAAACCACACTTGTACGGATTACCATTAGATTCTACACAACATTTTGATGGAACCATATTGCTTCCTAATGGTTATGGAGGGAAAGTTTACGCTAAAGGCTTTAGCGAGGATGGAAAAATTATAGAAGCTCAAGCATATTTTAATGCTACAGCAAAAGGAAGATATGTGCTTTATGGTTTAGAAGCAGGTACATATAATATTACTGTTCAAGCTGCAGGTTATAAAACTAAAATTATTGAAGGAATCTCTGTTAAAGCAGGGCAATCCCTAGAAAATGTTGATATATACATGGAGGATGGTCTAGAAGTTTCTGGTGTTGTCTATTCAAAACATAGAGGTATAGAAGTATCATGGGGATACACTTACAATTATATGAATCCATTTACATCTAAAAAAAAGTTTATACGAATAGAAGTAACTGATTTAAATGAGAATATTTTAATGGAAACACCATTAGTTCTTATTGATGCTCTTCATCTTAAAACTAAACCTAGAGATGAATTAGAGCCATCATCATCAATTTATAAATTTTCATTAAGGTATGAATCTAATTGGGATGGTCATATACCTCAAGATTATGCTAATTATACAAGCGGGCTCTCTTCTGGAGACTATTACATAAAAGCTTATGTTTCAGGTTATGTTCAAATCTATTATCCAGTTATCCACGTCACTAATGAAACATTAATGGTTAAAGTCGATGTAGAGCTTCAAAAAACTAGTTATTTTGAGTTTACAATATATTTTATGGAGGGTTCCATAAATAGGTTAATTCCTTCCTATACGCGAGTCAGCGGTTTTCTTTATGCAGAAATTTTAGATTCTATGGGGAAAGTTGCAGGTTTCAACATTTCATACGTGCCAGTTGGAGTTAAAAACTTTACAATTCAAGTTCATGGATTTGATTTATGGAATAGATTCATTAATGAAGAATCTAAAAGAATAGCTTGGATTTACGCTAGAGATAAAGGACTTTTACCAGGAAACTATAAAGTAAATATTCTTTTTATAAATGGCAGTGTTGATATAATCGCTTTAAATGCTTTATTAGTTGCTTCACCTGAGCTTCGAGAAATTTTTCCAATACAAACTCAAACTTTAACAACAGCTTTTCCACAACAAATTTTAGAGTTAGCAAGTAGAGAAACATCTCTCTATATTCAATTAGATTATGTCGCAGCATCTATAGGATATTTCTGTAATTCCCCAAGCATAACGAGTATAAAACTTTTAAAAGCTGGAGGTTTAGATGTAACCTTTTACTCCATAGACTGGGAGAAACCCTCACTCATTAAGCCATGGCGTCACCCAGGAGCTCCAATAAGAATTGAAATATACAACTCTAAAGGAAATCTTATAAGCTCTATTTATGGAGTTCAACCTCCACCACCATACGCAAGCGTTAGAGTTTCAACAGAAGGCTTTATGCAATGGGGAAACGGACCGCTTTTTCCTATTCAAGCAATAGGCTTAAAACCTGATATATATAAGTTAAAAGTTTATACTTTAGGTTATTTAGAAGATTTTCATACATTTTCTTATGATTTACCTGTTAACTATGGAACAATAACTGATAGTAAATATAATTTAATTATAGGCGCCTCTATAGAAGTCACATTAATATTTAAAACAGAAGGCATTTTCACACCAATAAATAATCAATTACCTTATGTTTGGCCTATTAACAATTTAGATGCTACTCCAGCTAGAATAGAATTGTTTAACGAAAATGGAGAATTTAAAGCTGCAAAACTTATTTATATTCCAAAAGATTTAAATCAATTCACCTTTAATATTTTTGGTTTTAACTCTTATTGTGGGAATCCTAGAATTCTTTGGACAAACTTTTATGATACAGTAGATGCTATTATGCAGAAAGATTATGGAATTAAGGAAGATACATACTTATTGAGAGTAAGCATACCAGGATACTACCAAAGCAATTTACTCAAAATAAACATATGTTCCTGTAGCGATATTGTTTCAGTAGTGCAAAGTGTAGAGCGAATAGCCTATATTCATGGTGAAGTTTTATGGATAAACCAATATAATGAAGCTTTACCTTTATCTTGGGCTTCTTTAACAGTTTACTCAACTAATGGATTTAAAGAAGTTTACACCTTCACTATAGATGGTAAATATGGGATGTGGGTTACAGCTGGAAAATATGATTTTGCAGTTTATCATCCAAGCTTAGGCTCAAAATATTTTGAAGCTGGGTTAATCATATCTTGGGGTTCTACAATAGGCATAGACTTCATATATGGTTAAAGATTTTTCATAATATTTAATCAATGCTTTTATTTATCGCTAAGGCTTAACTACATGAAATCGGAAAGTTAAAGAAAAAGTAAAAATTAATGAAGCTTTTCGCTTGCTTAATTAAATTTGATTAGCTTTTTAAACAAAGCAAAAAGCTTCATCAATTTTACTTAACTATTTTAAAGCTAAGCAGCTCGTTTAACATGTAAATAATGCGCAGAAAGTAGAAGGATTTCATTTATTTTTCTTCTAATACTCCACTGAGCAAGGCTTAAATAAAACGATTGCTTATACAATTTTAATCTATAAGGCTTTTTTATTTATATTAAGCAAAATTTATTTACTGCACATGTGTAGTCTTGCAGCTCTTTTCATTGAAATCTTTATTGAAGGCCATTTAACAATAATCCCCCTTTTATACTTTCATTACTTTGATTCCTTCTTTTTTCGCGATCTCTGCTTGTTTATCATCCGAAGTAACTAGCTCTAGATTAATGCTTTTTGCAAGCTCGATGAAAAGCGAATCGTATACTGTTATTTTATGCTTAACAGCTATTCTGAATGCAGCAATTAAATAATCTTCTTGGCAATGGAGTTTAATTGCATTCGATTTAATTAAATCCTTCAATATTTCTTCTACATCTTCAATTTTGGCTTCTTGAGATAAGACTTTTTTCCATAAGGCATTAGCAACTTCTTTAATTGAAAGATCTAAAGTTACAGCGCCTTCTAGAAGGATTTTTTCCACTTTTTGCCATCCCTCTTCTCTAGAAAAGAATTTCGTTAAAGAAGAGGAATCAATGACTTTCACGATCCTCGCGCACGCTCCTCACAGAAAAACCTTCTTCGCTAGGCTTTATTTTAGCTAAGATCGCATTCCATTTTTCAATTTGTTTTTTAATCTTTACTTGCCAAGCTAGATCTTCAAGCGTTTTCTTAATTTCTTTGCTTATGTTTATTCCAGCTTTTTCAAGCTCTTCTTTTATTTCTTTTTTAATTCTAACGCTAACAATTGCAGACATTTTTGTATATATTAAAGTAAACTAAAATATAAACTTTTTTGTTGACTTAAGTGAAATCATGGTATCGCCTTAAAGCGATGTTAAGCTTAGATTAATAATTCTAGCAATAAACTATAGTTTTTTGCAATAACCTTATTTTTTCAGAGAGAATTTTTGAGTTAATTAAAATTGTAAGAGGGAATAATGTAAAAAGCATCCTTTAGCTGAAGCTATCTTAAAAAAGGCATATGGAGTAGCTTACATAGATTATAAGCCATTCCTCCATGGAAATAAAATTTGGAAAATACATTATCTTCCTTAAGTTTAATAAGTTTAAAACTTATAATATAAATAATATAAAAAATTTCAATGAAATAAATTTTGAAATTATTTAATTTAATTTTAATTGTAACTTCTGTTCTATTTCCTTTACAATGCAAATTTTGAAGGAAATTTATGTTTTAATGGATGCTTAGAAAAGTAAAGTGTGTTAAAAATTCAGATAAGGGTATTTTCTTAACTTCAAGCTGGTAAAATAATATGATTAAAAGAGAACAGGAATTTAACAAAAGTTTAAGGGAAAAGTTTTCAAGCAATCTTGGAGAATTTAAAGAAAAAACTTATTTTAAATCTAATAAAAGAGTAATTAAGGGAATGCATGTTAGAGTATGCAACATATGTGGGGAAACTATAAATAAGTTTAATATATGTTTTCTTTGCAAACTTTGAGGAATACAGCATTCACTATAGAAATAGAATTTATTGTGAAGAATGCTTAAGTAAAGCCTTAAGATTAATCTTATTTAACTTGTAATAAAAATCTATTCCTAAAATAAACTATAGTGTTAGCATAAGGTTTAATAGTTAAACTCTTAAATTAACGTTTTACATCTTTATTTTTAAGCAGGTAACCCATTCTTGTTTTTCAAGCTTCTTTAAGTAAGCTAAAAATAGATTTGCTTTTTTTGGAGTTAAAAATTTGGTGGGCCGGGTGGGATTTGAACCCATGACCTCACGGTTTCCAAGTTTTCTTATCAGCCGTGCGCTCTATGGCGTTTTTATGCTTAACCAAGCTGAGCTACCGGCCCATATTTAACTAACATTTTTTCTTCTATTCTTTCTTTCTTAATAAGTGATTTATAAATTTGGCGGATTAAGAATTGTAAAGTAAATTGTGATGATGTTGAGTAAACTTGCTTCATTTTATTATTAATGCTTAAATTAATTACTTCAGGTAAAATTTTATTTATTAAATAATTTGTAGGTTTACCAGTTTTTACATTAGGGCATCGTTTATCAACATAAATATAGAAGTTTTCTCCCTTGTAATTAAATAATGCTTCATCATTTTTTTGTTTCGATTTAGTTAATATTATAAAAGGCCAAAGTTTGCAAGCTAAAGGTTTTATCTCTTGAATTCCACAAATCCATTTTTTATTCTTTAATTTTTGGAAAATACATCTTTTAGTTAATGGATTCTTCCTTAAATATGCTTTACCTAAATCTAACTCAATTACATTCTTTCCGAAAATACTTGTAATTTCAACGTATTCAAACATTGTTAATGGAACATGAAATTTTTTGCAGCATTCTCCACAAGCTGAGCAATACCAAAAACTGGTTTTTCTCCATGGTATTAAAACTTGAAGATTCATTTTCAATTTATAAGGAAAAATAAAAGCTGCTTATATGTTTTTAAATCATAAATTTTGGTTATAAAACTTTTTTAAAGCGTTAATATATTTTAAAAATTCTTGAGCTTTAATTTTAATTTCCTCAGGTTTAATAATTCCTTCTTCAGTTATTAAAGCTGTAATCAAGCTTGATTTTGTAATATCAAAATATAAATTTTTAACTTCTATGTTTTTAGGTAGGTTTTCAACAACTTCCCTTTTATTTGCTTCCTCTAAATTTACTTCATGAATATTTTTTGGTGAAATTTTAGTAATTTCAGAAGCAACATAAAAAGGTATATTGTTATCTTTAGCTGCTAAAGCTAAAAGGTATGTTCCAACCTTATTTACTATTGAACCATCAACTAAAATAGTGTCGCATCCAACTAAAGTAGCTTCAGCTTCTTTAGAAATAAAAAAGCCTAAAGCAGCATCAGTTATTAAAACTGTTGGGATATTAAATTTAGATAATTGAATAACTGTTTTTCTACCTTCAAATAAAGGTCTACCTTCTGAAACTATAACCTTTTTTACAAAAGATTTTTTAATTGCTTCAATTGCTGTTGAACTGAAACTATGTGTAACAATAGTTTTTTCTTTAATAACTTTTGATGTTAATTCAGCTATTTTATTTATAGCTGTTTCAGATTCAAAAATTGCTTCATCAATTTTTAATATTGAAAACTCTTTTAATTCTTTTAAGGAAAAATTTTTTGCTTCTTCATTAATTAAATAAATAGTTTTACTGATAACATTCATTAAGGATGCCATGCTTGGTCTTGCATTAGCAAGTTTAAATCCTGCTTTATTAATGTTATTTAGAAACTCAGTCAAGTTTTTGCTTTCATCTTTTTTAATGATTAATTTTAATGCTTTAAGAGCTTCTTTAGTTAATTGACTTGCTCCATGTTTTTTATCAAACTTAAGTTTTTTTACAGATTCATTAATTATTATTGATTTTTTCATAAACAAAAATTTTTATTTAATGCTTGATAAAAGTATTTTTTATGAAAGTTTATTTAGGGCCTGCTGGTATTCCCGGTTCAACTGAAGAAAAAACAACTTTAAATGGTTTAATGAAAGTTTCAGAGTTAAAATTAAACGCTATGGAAGTTGAATTTGTAAGAAGCATTTATTTAAATAGGAAAGCTGCTGAAGAAGTAGGTGATTTAGCTAAACAATTAAAAATTCAATTAACTGTGCATGCACCTTACTTTATTAATCTCCTTTCTGAAAAAAAAGATGTTGTTGAATCTTCTAAAAAAAGGGTTTTAGATTCTCTTGATAAAGCTGAAGCTATGAATGCTGAAGCTGTTGTGGTTCATGCTGCTTATTATGGAAAATTAAGCGAGGAAGAAGCTTTTAATAAAATGCGTGAAATAACCCTAAGTATTTTAGATAAAGGGTTTAAACCTAAACTTGCTTATGAAACAATGGCTAAAAAAACTCAATTTGCTGATTTAGATACATTGCTAAAATTAATTAATGAAGTAAAATCTAATCGATTAACAGCTTGTGTTGATTTTGCTCATTTATTTGTTAGAGAAAACGGTAAAATAAATTATGGTGAAATACTAAATAAACTTAAAGAATTTACACATATTTACTCTCATTTTTCAAATGTTAAATATAATGTAAAAACAAAAAAATTTATGGATGTGCATGAACCTATAAATAATCATCCACCTTTTAAACCTTTAGCTGAAGAAATTTTAAAAAGAAAAATTAATATAACAATTATTAGTGAAAGCCCAATTTTAGAGCTTGATTCTCTTAAAATGAAGAAGATTCTGCAAGATTTAGGTTTAAAAACATAAAAATAAAATATTTTTATGGTGAAACCTCCTCTCTTTGAAGAGAGGAAGCTTTTATTATAGGTGTTCCATCGCTATACGCGCATCTAATACCATATTTTAATGCGCATTTTAAGCAAAGAGCGGGATTGCATAAAGTTGTAGATAAATATTTTTCTCCTCCATCAGGAGCAATCGCTACTATAACTCCTCTCTCTATTTCCTCAGCTTTTTTTAATGCGATTTTAAATATTGCACCTGAGCTTGGTCCAACAAATATTCCTTCTTGTAAAGTTAAAAGCCTAGCCATTTCTTCCGCTTCATTAGGATCCACCTCATATATTTCATCCACTAATTCTCTTCTCCAAATTTCAGGAACATATTGAACTTGAAGATTTTTTAAACCTTGTATTGTTGTACCTGCTTTTGGTTGAACAGCAATAATTTGAATATCAGGATTATATTCTTTAAGTCTTTTTGAAACACCCATAAGTGTTCCGCTTGTTCCTATACCAGCAACAAAATGTGTTATTTTACCTTTAGTATCTCTCCATATTTCTTCAGCTGTAGTCTCATAATGAGCTAAAACATTAGCTGGATTCGCAAATTGATTAGGCATAAAATATTTATCAGGGTTTCTACTAACAATTTCCCTAGCTAAATCTTCAGCTCCATTCATTCCTTTACTACCTTCACTTAAAATTATTTTCGCTCCTAAAGCTATAAGAATCTGTCTTCTTTCTAAACTCATTGTTTCAGGCATAACAAGTGTAAGATTATAACCTTTTACTCTGCAAACTAAAGCTAAACCAATTCCAGTGTTACCGCTTGTAGGCTCTATAACTATTTTATCTTTAGTAAGTTTACCAGTTTTTTCAGCTTGCTCAATCATATATTTAGCTATACGATCTTTAACAGATCCGCCTGGATTAAACTTCTCAAGCTTTAAATAAAGCTCAACTTTTGGGTTTGGATTCAAGTAATTTACTTTAACCATTGGCGTATTACCGATAAGATCTAGAATATTGTTTACAATCAATTTTATTACCTTAATTAGGGTAATTTTAATTTATTATAATATAACATGGTTATAAATTTTTCTAACAATAACCACTCCTAAAATAAAATTCCCTTTTAAATCAACTTTAAACTATACTTCTTTAATCTTTTAAAATGCTTATCTCTTGTTTTTAACACTATACTTTGAGATATTGCTGTTGCAGCAATAGGAAGATGATTGGTATTAATGCGCCCTCACCCTTAAGCTTATAATATAGATTAAACTTATAATAACTAAAGAAAACTTGGATAAAGAAATTTGAGTTGGAATTATCGCTGAACTTGACGCTATAAATCTTTACGAACAGATTGCAGCTATTACTGAAAATGCAGGGATCAAAAAATTCTTTTGGATATAGCAAAAGAAAAAACACATGTGGGCGAGTTTCAAGCTTTACTGTTGATAAAAGATAAGTAACAAGAAAAGGAGTTAGAAGAGGGCAAAAAAGAGGTTAAAGATTTAAAAGGGGAGGAGATCTAAAATGCTTAATGAAGAAAGCGAGTAAAAAGGAGGTGGGATTATGGATTATCCTCAAGAAAAGAAGGGTATACCGCTTTTAGGAGAAGATTTTCCTGAAATGAAAGTGCAAACGACTTACGGTGTAATGGAGCTTCCAAAAGCCTTTTCAGGAAAATGGTTTGTATTGTTTAGTCATCCAGGGGATTTCACACCTGTATGTACAACAGAGTTTGTAGCTTTCCAGCAAAGATATGAAAAGTTTAAAGCTTTAAACTGTGAGCTTATAGGCCTTAGCGTAGACCAAGTCTTTTCTCATATAAAATGGATAGAATGGATAAAAGAAAAGCTTGGTGTTGAAATTCAGTTTCCAATAATTGCTGATACCGGCATGGTTGCTAACATGCTAGGTCTTATCCATCCAGGAAAAGGTACAAACACTGTTAGAGCGGTTTTCGTAGTGGATGATAAAGCAAAGATACGTATAATCCTTTATTATCCACAGGAGTTGGGTAGAAACATAGATGAAATTCTTAGAGCTATTGAAGCTATGCAAATATCTGATAAGAATAACGTTGCCATACCGGCTAATTGGCCGAAAAACGAACTTGTAGGAGACCATGTGATTATACCACCTGCTAGAGATGTAAAAACTGTGAAAGAAAGACTTGAAAAAGCGAAAGCAGGCGAATTTGAATGCTACGATTGGTGGTTCTGCCATAAAAAACTAGAGAAAAAATAGAAATAACCACCTGTTAAATCTAGATGTTGAAATTAATTCTTTTTTTATTACAGCCTAAATTAACTCTGTTTGCAAGAAAGATTTAATGTTGCTCTCCAATATATCCTGCTGGTCATGACTTTTTAAGTTAAATACCCTTTTACCAACACTTCAACTTTCGTATATAAAATTTTCAATTTTCAAGGTCTAAAAAGAAAGCATACTAAACTTGAGATTTGGTGCGGGGGGTGGGATT includes:
- a CDS encoding YkgJ family cysteine cluster protein, whose product is MNLQVLIPWRKTSFWYCSACGECCKKFHVPLTMFEYVEITSIFGKNVIELDLGKAYLRKNPLTKRCIFQKLKNKKWICGIQEIKPLACKLWPFIILTKSKQKNDEALFNYKGENFYIYVDKRCPNVKTGKPTNYLINKILPEVINLSINNKMKQVYSTSSQFTLQFLIRQIYKSLIKKERIEEKMLVKYGPVAQLG
- a CDS encoding ABC transporter ATP-binding protein, yielding MIEVFNLEKIYSIGSVKVYALKGINLSIKKGEFIAVVGPSGCGKSTLLNLLGALDKPTKGKIIVDGIDITQLTDKQLAKFRNLKVGFIFQSYNLINRSSVLKNVELPAIVSGVPAKIRRMKALTLLKLVGLEEKVYRKPMELSGGEQQRVAIARALINDPAIILADEPTGNLDSKTGNEIIQLLTKINKERNATIVMVTHNLELANKTDKIIWLKDGQIEKIIKPF
- a CDS encoding carboxypeptidase regulatory-like domain-containing protein produces the protein MVAFIKRFKTLILLYILMISFFLLNVKPVKLFKVDNVTVSPGKFSHFLGKNFPKSDLIVLEYPKSIILTKTKGELLFNVTLTNLNQSDIFHSPNKQSYATSQINKSITIYIPPEFEIGNGISSIWTSFTNDYNPQSVSLSKTQINDPIAPGWWKLSIEKLTIVTCNPNVKERKFLANTTQYIRIFNVTSPSIAGRYFFKVFITVYTSSSYEVFSIGTENFPTIIVSAGLNPAYISGVIKYCGKLKPHLYGLPLDSTQHFDGTILLPNGYGGKVYAKGFSEDGKIIEAQAYFNATAKGRYVLYGLEAGTYNITVQAAGYKTKIIEGISVKAGQSLENVDIYMEDGLEVSGVVYSKHRGIEVSWGYTYNYMNPFTSKKKFIRIEVTDLNENILMETPLVLIDALHLKTKPRDELEPSSSIYKFSLRYESNWDGHIPQDYANYTSGLSSGDYYIKAYVSGYVQIYYPVIHVTNETLMVKVDVELQKTSYFEFTIYFMEGSINRLIPSYTRVSGFLYAEILDSMGKVAGFNISYVPVGVKNFTIQVHGFDLWNRFINEESKRIAWIYARDKGLLPGNYKVNILFINGSVDIIALNALLVASPELREIFPIQTQTLTTAFPQQILELASRETSLYIQLDYVAASIGYFCNSPSITSIKLLKAGGLDVTFYSIDWEKPSLIKPWRHPGAPIRIEIYNSKGNLISSIYGVQPPPPYASVRVSTEGFMQWGNGPLFPIQAIGLKPDIYKLKVYTLGYLEDFHTFSYDLPVNYGTITDSKYNLIIGASIEVTLIFKTEGIFTPINNQLPYVWPINNLDATPARIELFNENGEFKAAKLIYIPKDLNQFTFNIFGFNSYCGNPRILWTNFYDTVDAIMQKDYGIKEDTYLLRVSIPGYYQSNLLKINICSCSDIVSVVQSVERIAYIHGEVLWINQYNEALPLSWASLTVYSTNGFKEVYTFTIDGKYGMWVTAGKYDFAVYHPSLGSKYFEAGLIISWGSTIGIDFIYG
- a CDS encoding ABC transporter permease; this encodes MNFLELIKMALSALNERKLRTSLTMLMVVIGSTLITSLNGLNAGVSVFIYDQLSMLGGNMLIISPSGSTNLFNSRETGKIPLTSQTVKTLSRIKWVDDTIPFIRGVATIQLAKKETSILIVGMDQNKFKLVVPKAELLKGVFVSPTDSAGIVLGYKIAYDEKGELKFNIGQTLVLKVSKVEVIGGTQKVVLKEKTFQVKGVLKELGNQLIDEQAYVSLSAAAALFGKTNEYDGIYVITKDTKYNDEVEKTIRRIYGSNIGITSPKAIAETINNIVSTFNAYIFSIAFVSLLVGAIGIITTLFTSVMERTREIGLLKALGFNNTIILLLFLFESMIIGGAGGVLGFATGIIGAHLLAKIIPFGITGIKPVFYIKNVLYIWLLVFTLSILAGLYPAWRASKLNPIEALRKE
- a CDS encoding YgiT-type zinc finger protein is translated as MIKREQEFNKSLREKFSSNLGEFKEKTYFKSNKRVIKGMHVRVCNICGETINKFNICFLCKL
- a CDS encoding type II toxin-antitoxin system VapC family toxin encodes the protein MKVIDSSSLTKFFSREEGWQKVEKILLEGAVTLDLSIKEVANALWKKVLSQEAKIEDVEEILKDLIKSNAIKLHCQEDYLIAAFRIAVKHKITVYDSLFIELAKSINLELVTSDDKQAEIAKKEGIKVMKV
- a CDS encoding translation initiation factor eIF-2B, coding for MKKSIIINESVKKLKFDKKHGASQLTKEALKALKLIIKKDESKNLTEFLNNINKAGFKLANARPSMASLMNVISKTIYLINEEAKNFSLKELKEFSILKIDEAIFESETAINKIAELTSKVIKEKTIVTHSFSSTAIEAIKKSFVKKVIVSEGRPLFEGRKTVIQLSKFNIPTVLITDAALGFFISKEAEATLVGCDTILVDGSIVNKVGTYLLALAAKDNNIPFYVASEITKISPKNIHEVNLEEANKREVVENLPKNIEVKNLYFDITKSSLITALITEEGIIKPEEIKIKAQEFLKYINALKKFYNQNL
- a CDS encoding VapB-type antitoxin — encoded protein: MSAIVSVRIKKEIKEELEKAGINISKEIKKTLEDLAWQVKIKKQIEKWNAILAKIKPSEEGFSVRSVREDRESH